The following proteins are encoded in a genomic region of Hippocampus zosterae strain Florida chromosome 2, ASM2543408v3, whole genome shotgun sequence:
- the LOC127596252 gene encoding tubulin alpha-1B chain-like, with protein MRECISIHVGQAGVQIGNACWELYCLEHGIQPDGQMPSDKTIGGGDDSFNTFFSETGAGKHVPRAVFVDLEPTVIDEVRTGTYRQLFHPEQLITGKEDAANNYARGHYTIGKEIIDLVLDRIRKLADQCTGLQGFLVFHSFGGGTGSGFTSLLMERLSVDYGKKSKLEFSIYPAPQVSTAVVEPYNSILTTHTTLEHSDCAFMVDNEAIYDICRRNLDIERPTYTNLNRLISQIVSSITASLRFDGALNVDLTEFQTNLVPYPRIHFPLATYAPVISAEKAYHEQLSVAEITNACFEPANQMVKCDPRHGKYMACCLLYRGDVVPKDVNAAIATIKTKRSIQFVDWCPTGFKVGINYQPPTVVPGGDLAKVQRAVCMLSNTTAVAEAWARLDHKFDLMYAKRAFVHWYVGEGMEEGEFSEAREDMAALEKDYEEVGVDSVDGDGEEGEE; from the exons ATG CGTGAGTGTATCTCCATCCACGTTGGTCAGGCTGGAGTCCAGATTGGCAATGCATGTTGGGAACTGTACTGCCTGGAACATGGGATCCAGCCTGATGGACAGATGCCCAGTGACAAGACAATTGGGGGTGGAGATGATTCCTTCAACACCTTTTTCAGCGAGACTGGAGCTGGGAAACATGTCCCCAGGGCTGTTTTTGTGGACCTGGAGCCCACGGTCATCG ATGAGGTGCGCACCGGGACCTACCGCCAGTTGTTCCACCCTGAGCAGCTGATCACTGGCAAAGAGGACGCTGCGAACAACTATGCCCGTGGACACTACACCATTGGCAAGGAGATAATTGACTTGGTCCTCGATAGGATCCGCAAACTG GCCGACCAGTGCACAGGTCTCCAGGGCTTCTTGGTGTTCCACAGCTTCGGCGGTGGAACTGGCTCTGGATTCACCTCCCTCCTGATGGAGCGTCTGTCTGTAGATTATGGCAAGAAGTCAAAGCTGGAGTTCTCCATCTATCCGGCTCCCCAGGTGTCCACCGCTGTGGTGGAGCCCTACAACTCGATCTTGACCACCCACACCACCCTTGAGCACTCCGACTGTGCCTTCATGGTGGATAATGAGGCCATTTATGATATTTGCAGAAGGAATCTCGACATCGAGCGTCCAACTTACACCAACCTGAACCGGCTGATCAGTCAGATCGTCTCCTCCATCACTGCTTCCCTTCGTTTCGATGGCGCCCTCAATGTTGATCTGACAGAATTTCAGACCAACTTGGTGCCATATCCTCGCATCCACTTTCCTCTGGCTACGTACGCTCCTGTCATTTCGGCCGAGAAGGCGTATCACGAGCAGCTGTCGGTGGCGGAAATCACCAACGCCTGCTTTGAGCCAGCCAATCAAATGGTGAAGTGCGACCCTCGTCACGGCAAATACATGGCGTGCTGCCTTTTGTACCGTGGTGATGTGGTTCCCAAAGATGTCAACGCTGCCATCGCCACCATCAAAACCAAGCGCTCAATCcagtttgtggactggtgccccACCGGTTTCAAGGTGGGCATTAACTACCAGCCACCCACTGTAGTTCCTGGTGGAGACCTGGCCAAGGTCCAGAGGGCCGTGTGCATGCTGAGCAACACCACCGCTGTTGCAGAGGCCTGGGCTCGACTGGACCATAAGTTTGACCTGATGTATGCCAAACGCGCCTTTGTTCACTGGTACGTGGGTGAGGGCATGGAGGAAGGCGAGTTCTCTGAGGCCAGAGAAGACATGGCTGCTCTGGAGAAGGATTATGAGGAGGTTGGAGTCGACTCCGTTGATGGAGATGGGGAGGAAGGAGAGGAGTAA
- the LOC127596264 gene encoding putative trypsin-6 — MPCATSQADPTSPELAPSEECTVSGWGVTSPYRVILSPELRAVDVNIMAFCNYYYWVNITPNMLCTGSQIRGKDSCQGDSGDRLISNGFLEGIVYWSISCANPYFPGVYTTKVRYYMPWINWISENEK, encoded by the exons ATGCCATGTGCAACCAGCCAAGCTGACCCAACCAGCCCTGAGCTCGCCCCGTCTGAGGAATGCACAGTGAGTGGTTGGGGTGTGACATCACCATACAGAGTCATTCTCTCCCCTGAGCTGCGGGCTGTTGATGTGAACATCATGGCTTTCTGCAACTACTACTACTGGGTCAATATCACTCCAAACATGCTCTGCACCGGATCTCAAATCAGAGGCAAAGATTCATGCCAG GGTGACTCAGGCGACCGCCTGATCTCCAATGGCTTCCTGGAGGGCATTGTGTACTGGAGTATCAGCTGCGCGAACCCCTATTTCCCTGGAGTCTATACTACTAAAGTCAGGTACTACATGCCTTGGATCAACTGGAtaagtgaaaatgaaaagtaa